In the Natrinema sp. CBA1119 genome, AAGACGACGTGGACGTGTGGGGTGTCGATGATGTCGAGCAGGAACTGCGTCAGCGGTTCGGGAGCGGAACGACCGCCCTCGATATCGGTGACTTCGAACTGGAACTCGTCGAAGACGGCGAGATCTGGATCGACGGCGACAGCCACGACGTCGTGATGCGGGCCATCGGTCGGCTCGCTCGTGAGGAGCAGTACGTCATCGTCAAAGGGAACGAGATCCTCGATAAGCCCCAATCCGACGCGACGGTCCGCGACGTCGGCGGTGCGGAGGTCGTCGGTGCATCGTCCCTCGTAGATCGCATCGAGACGCACATCGACGACGACGGTTACGCGAACCTCGACACGATCATCGGCGAAATCCGTGCCGAGGAGTCAGTATTCCTCCCGCCGGACGAGACCGAGTCCGTCGCCCGCGAGGCAGTCAACGAATTCCTCGTAGACGACTACGTCCTGGAAGCCGGCGGTCGGTATCTCGGTTCGCTGGGCGACCGTGACCCGACGACGGTAAAGATCGTCCCGACCGTTCCCGAGCGGATCGGCGACCAGATCCTGGAGTACATCGAGGACCTGGAACCCGGGGATCAGTTCACGGTGAACAAGGTCGGCGACCGGTTCGACAGCAGCGTTACCGAGTACATGGTGCGGACGTACCTGCTGGAGAACATCGGAAAGGACGAAGAACCCGAGTACGTCGTCAACACGACCGGTTCGGAGAAAGCTTCCGACTGGGTCCCCGGGTACCCGTTCCGGAAGGCCGACACGGAGATACCCACGTGGCGCTTCGAGTACAACGGCGATGACGTCGCCGCGATGCGGAGCAAGTGGCGGAACAACCACCAGACGGGAAGTGTCGATTACGGCGACGTCACGTTCATGCTGCCCGACAGGGAGGGTGTTCCCGGTGCTCTTCAGGGGACCGCCGACGTCGAGCGCACACAGGTCAGCTTGACGTTGCGATCCGAACAGGACTACACGAAGGTGCAAGACCTCTTCGAGCGGATGCCGGAAGAGGCGTCGAGCCTAAAAATCGAGATCAGCTTCCAGAAGTAACTACGTACCTGCTAAGCGGCGTGAAATCGACGTCAGCTGTCATTCCACTCTCTCATAAACTGCTTTACTGACCCAGCCAAGTCTGGTATCTGAGGGTCTTCAGCGTTAATCTCTCGCGCCTCAATCCAACTACTGAAACTTCGATTCATCAAGTTCCCCGCTTCGACGACCGCGTAGGGGTTCTTATACACAGGCCTAAACTCTGGAATCTTGTGATACTGGTGTAGCGGATTATGACACGTGACTAAATTCGCTTTGTCCATCGCATTCCACTGGCCATGCACTGCGGCGCTGTACTGCTGGAAACGCATATCGTAGACATCCTTACAGCCAGCTTCCTGAGCGAGTTCTCGGGTATTCTTATCCGCCCAATGACCCACATCTACCGGCAGCAGGTACATCGCTCTCTGTGCTTCGATTTTCTGCTCTAAGTCATCCAATCCTTGTTCAAGATCCCCCACCTCTTCATCTGGGAATTCGGAGGCCACGTTCTTGGAATGCTCCAGCAGTAGCTTCTCTTGGCCGAGACCGTATTCAATGAAATCCTGGTAATCACTACGGCCACCCTTTTGATTGAGCCACTCCAGCGTGATATGCGTCTCAGCCATACACCGAAGGATGATACTGCCGATGTCGTGTGACCACATTGCCGGAGTCCCTGCAAGGGATGTAGCCAAGTTAACCTGTCTCAGAAGTAAACCGTCCAGTACCTCGTGTTTTCCGGTGAACTCCGCATCATGCTTCGCATCCCACCAAAGATCAAGTAGAGTGGTTCGAAGCTCTGTCTCGTATTCATATCCGATTGCCGCAAGTTCCTGAAAGAACTCTTGATCGGGGTTCTCTCCCTGTTCCTCCGCGTCTTGGTCCTCCTGCGGAAAGATACACTCTGTTATCTCAAATCCCCTCTGCCAGAATCGACGAGCCCAGTCACTCTGGTTTTCGTCGGCCTCATCCGAGGCATTAGTCGCTTTGGTCGATGCTCTCACTACCGACGCTAGCTCCCTTGACTTCTCCGTATCCGGGTATCGAAACACTTCGTTGATATCCGCAAGAGGGCTATCCGGAGGAATCATCATTCCACCTGTCGCCATCAGAGTTCCGACAAAAATACCCTGAACGTACGTGGAAAGGTGAGACCGTCGGTCCGAAAGTTCATCCACGATCTCAGCCAGATAGCCGAGGTGATGATCTTCTTCCGGTGGTGTTTCATCAAAGAGTGACGCCTTAGGATACGACGGATAGTAGGCGATAAGTGGCTCTAAGCCGTGAAACAGATCCTCAAGGACATCGTCATCCAATGCCTCTTTCAGGCTACCGAATTCTGAGGATGAGAGTTCATCGTAGTCGCTGGAAAGAACGAAATCCCCTCCCTCATGAATCTCTTGTGCCTCCTCTGCGCAAGCGATAGCGATATCAACTGTCCGCTTTCCACCGACAGCATCGTACATTAACGCGATCCCGAGGAAGTCAGGCATTCGCTCACGAGCCCACCGCACCATCTCCATAGATCCCCCAACAGAATCAACAAGGGGTGGGACGAGGGTCGTCCGCCGCCAGCGGTGATCGCCTAAAATCTCGTCGTTATCGTCAGCCATAGAGGTATAAGTGTGTCAGTTGAAATAAAGCGTGAGGGAACCGACTATCTCTGATGTCCCAATGATAGCCCCTGTTTCCTATCTCCTGACGCGCTCACGAACGTTTCATTGGGATTACTGTTATCGGGAATCTCAGAACTCATCTGGCCAATCGCTGTGATGGAGGACCCACACTTATACGGCCTCTTCATAATGATATCTTTATAATATGCCTTCACTTGATAAGTCGGAGCTCCATTCGCTTGTTGTAGAGTCGATTGGCAATGACGTAGTTCAAAATAGTGGTGTTGATTCGGACCCGCCTTTCGAAGTGTACTTGGAGGAGGGAGAACCCTCCAGATGCCGATTCTACATGTTCACTTTGACTTCTACTGGATCAGAACATCGATCAGAAGATGAATATCGAATCGACCTAAGATTGCCAAACCACGAGGGGGGAAATGTTTCCCCCGCGGCTCCAGACCGTTCAGGGGACTACTTGGTTCTAGTTGGCGGGTACAACCCAGAAAGGGAGGTGTTCGCCTTCTGGGACGATGATTTGTATGACAGTTACGGTTGGGTACGGCATCTACAAATCAAAGAGGGAACCCTCGACGAAGCGGAAACAAAAGGAGTCGGCTTTCAGCATCGTAACGGTGGTTCGGGGGGTGAAACCGTGATCGCAGCCAGGAAAGGCTCCCTTCGACGCGCCGTTCAGATGCGGTATCGATTAGAACACACCCGGGACCTTCTTTCAGAGTATCTCCCAGGTGATTGGCGTAGCAACTCATCAGATGATGAATCGATCCGGATTCATCGCTTCGAGCTTTTTGTTGACTGCTTCTTTACACAAACTGATCAAACACACACAGTTTCTGAACGATGTAATCGTGCCGAAGAACTCTCGCATAATATTACATCTGATATTTTGAATCAGATTGGATTACCGGATAAACCGGGACTATATGATATCTTGTCGAGAATGGGATCTGATTGGTTGGGAGAGCCTACACCGCATGAAATCGAAGCGGAACGTGATTCGGTCGAAGAACAGATTCCATCTGAACCGACACTCACTGAGGAACAAGAGGAATTCAATGAGACTCAACGCCGTGCACGAGACTCTGCATTCACTAAGGTAGTGAGAGATGCCTATGACGAAAGATGTGCTGTCTGTGGGAGCAAACGGTTGTCACCTGCTGGGAACCCTGAGGTAGAGGCAGCGCACATCTTCCCGAAGAGTATGAATGGCCGTGATCACGTTCAAAACGGTATTGCCCTCTGTAGACTCCATCACTGGGCCTTTGATTGTGGGTGGATCTCGCTCTCTGACGACTACGAGATCCTTGTCAAGGATGAATCGGGGCTAAACGGGTATGACGATTTCAGCCCGTTAGAGGGTGATAGGATACACCTTCCTGAAGAAGACGACAAGAGACCACACCGCAAATTCCTTGCGGAACATCGGCAGATGAACGGATTTGACTCCTGATCGCTATTAGACGGTCAAGCTCATTCGTCAGAGTGGCCTGAAAGCGTCGTTTGACTACCAGTCTGGAAAGATCCCACCTCGCTTGGATCGTAGTTCATCACAAGACGCTCAGTGACTTCTGTGCTACGAGTCTCGTTGTCGTGCTGTTTGTTCATAAACTGGGAGCGGCCTTGCTCCACAACGTGGTATTTCTTCAACCGCTCAGGGAGTCGCTGGTAGGAGACTGCCCACTTCCCATCCATTTCTTCGAGCGTATCGACGAATCGGTCGTGGTCGAACTCCCCGTGGCGGTACAGAGCGTCGCCTTCATCAACGTACGGCGGATCAGCGTAGAAGAAGGTTTCCTCACTGTCGAAGCGATCCATCAGGTCTGCGTAATCAAGGTTCTCAATCTGGACGTTTTGGAACCTCTCAGCAAAACTATGGAGTTTCTCTGTCGCATTACGGAGCTTTCGAGCCTTATTCCGTTGGCTTGCGGATGCGAATCCCGATTTTGTTCGGTATTTTGAGGCGTATTGAGAGTACCGAAGGTAAAAGAATCTCCCTGCCCGCTCGATGGGGTCATCCGGTCGCTCGCCGGAATAGAAGTCCTCTTTCCATTCCTTGTGGAGATCCCTTGCGTACGGGGTTTTGTCGAGCCAATCTACCAGATCTTCTTCGTGGTCTCGTAGCACTTTGAAGAACTGAACAAGATCCCCGTCTCTGTCGTTGTAGACCTCTGTGTGACTCTCTTCCTTTGTGACGAGGACGGCAGCACTCCCACCGAACACTTCGACGTAGCACTTGTGAGATGGGAAATGTTCGATGATCCAGGGAGCGAGATAGGCTTTTCCCCCAGGGTACGGAAACACCGACTTAGTCATACGTCTCTTTTCTCAACACCCAGTTATAACACTTCCACCATCAGCGGGTCCTTTAGGGAACGGGCTCTTAATTCGTTAAGTGGAGTCGTGGAGACTGCACACTTAAGGGGATAGTTCTGTATCCCTTTACCATACTGAATCATGTCTGAACAATCTGGGTCATCACCCGAGACGTCTGAGCGGACGGAACTTCCGATTGAGCGAGGCTTCCCTATTGAGCGCGTGAATGAGTTGGCCGAGCGAGAAGGGCGAGCGAAAATGTACTACCGCCCTATCTACACCATGCACAAATGGTGGGCCCGTCGTCTCGGGTGTGTCTTCCGAGCGATTTCACTCTACTCGCTCCTTGATGACCCAGATACAGTGGATGTGTTCGAGCCGGGCGACAATGGGGAGACGCTGGCGAGCTGGAATGATGATGGCTCTGCCGAGTTAGATATTGCTTCCATTCTTGAACGGGTCGATATGGCGGACCCTGAGAGTCTTTGGCAGTTGTATCCAAAGGATGTCCGGGTTGAAGGTAAGAAAGTGCTCGATCCCTTCATGGGTGGTGGAACTTCACTGGTTGAAGCATCACGTTTCGGAGCAGAAGTGGTCGGGAATGATTTGAACCCTGTGGCTTGGTTCGTCACGAAGAAGGAGCTCGAAGCTGGCCAGACAGACGTAGATGAACTGGAAGACGCCTTCGAGAAAGTGAAGAAGGATGTCGCCGAGGAGGTCACCCAGTACTACAAAACGCCCTGTCCTAACGGCGACCACGACGCAGATGTGATGTACAACTTCTGGGTGAAGGAATTAGACTGTGTCTCCTGTAGCCACACTGTACCGCTGTTCAAGGACTACAGAGTGGCCAAGGGTCGTTATGAGAACGACGATAAGTACAACGTCCTCTGTCCGGATTGTGGGGCGGTTACTTTAGTGGACGACTGGCAGTCTGAAAGCCTCTGCGATGCCTGTGGTCATAGTTTCATCCCGAAGAACGGGAATGTGTCGCGGGGAGGGAAGTACAACTGCCCTGACTGCGGTCAGAAGTACGCAATTACGGACGCCATCCAGGAACAGGGCCCACCAAATCTTCGTCTTTACGCGGTCGAGTATTACTGCGACCACTGCGAATCCGCCGGTGGGGAACGAAGTGAATATAAAGGGTACAAACGCGTCGAAAAGGCGGACATCGAACTCCTCAATGAGGCAATAGAGGAATGGGAGAGTAGTGATGACCTTCATAAGTACGTCCCCGACGAAAAAATCCCAGAAGGAGCAATTACTGCGTCCTCTGAGCTGGCTGGGAATGATGTCTTTGACCACGGATACGAGTACTGGACTGATATGCAAAACGAGCGTCAGTTGCTCTCAATTGCGAAGATTATGCGGTCTATCGAAGATGTGGATCCGCCGTTACGAGACTACCTCCTCTTGGCTCTAACGGACTCCCTCATGTTCCAGAATATGTTCTGTATCTACAACCAACCTGCAAACAAGGTTGAGGGCGTCTTCCGGATGAACTCGTTCGTCCCGACCTCAGAGGCTATTGAGAACAATGTCTGGGGCGCTTCAGCAGGTCGAGGTACGTTCTCAAACTCTGTTGATAAAGTGATGAGCGGTGTTGAGTATGGATCTTCTCCGACGGAGCGGTTTATTGAAGACGGGGAAACCCAGGAAACGGGAAAGTTCGCACAGTCAATTGGTGAGGACTTCTCTCTTCACCAAGGGGATATGCGGAACCTCGACTTCGAGGATGAATTTGATGCAGTGATTACTGACCCGCCATACTACGACAACATCATTTACTCGGAGGTCTCCGACTACTTTTACGTCTGGCAGAAGATTCTGCTTGAAGATGAATACCCTGGATTTGACCACGACCAGACACCGCGCGCCGAATCAATCGTAACTAACCCGTATCTGGACAAAACAGTCGAGGACTTCGAAACCGAGATTGGGCAAGCCTTCGCTGTAATCCGACGAGCTCTAAAGGACGATGGGGTTCTGGCGTTCACCTATCACCACTCTGACTCAGAGTCGTGGGGCGAATTGCTTGCATCGTTATGTGCTAACGGATTCGAGGTCACAGCGACGTATCCAATCAGTGCGGACTCTAATAAATTCATCACGGGGGAGGCCGTGTCCTTCGATATTGCCGTCGTTGCTCGGCCTATCGATGAGACAGACCCGGCGTCGTGGAACTCCCTCCGCCGCGACATCTACCGTACGGCCCGACGGACCCGCAAGCAACTCGAAGAAAACCGTGACCTCTCTCGCGGCGACATCGGCGTGATGGAGATGGGTGCGTGTTTCCGCGAGTACTCCAAGCACCACGGTAAGGTCCAGCGCGACGGAGAGATCATGTCCGCAAAGGAGGTCGTCCAGGAGATCTACGGCATCATCCAAGAAGCAAGCGACATCGGCGTCGAGGACGTGTTCATCGACCTGCTGGACACGCCGAATCCCTCGTTCGACGACGTCAACAAGCTCTGCCGCGGGACGAACGCCACACCCGAAGATCTCAAGGAGACGCGCCTGTACAACCAGGACGACGGCTTCGAACTCGGCACTTGGGACAACGAGAAGCGCCAGGCGTACATCCAGGAGCGAGTTAACGGCGACGGTGGCGACCACCTCTCGAACCTCGATAAGCTCCAGTTCCTGCGGTATCGCTACGAGAAGGGACAGGCGATCCAGAACTACGTCGAAAAGTGGGACGTCGATGACGACCTGCGCGAACTCGCCGGTCGGCTCGCCGACGTGACCGGCGACGACACGTACACGCGCGTGCTCGGGGATCGGGACATCACGAGCTACGGCGAATAGGAACCCCGAAGCTGAACGCGAAGACAACTCCCGGTGGCGCTTTTCGATAAACCATTTCGAAACTCTCGCTGAGAGTGCATCCGTTGCTTGCCGTACCCCATCTTCCCACGGCCTGTCTAAGGCGAGTCGGCGATATGGTCGTGCTGTGAGTCTGCTGCCCTGACTCTCAATCCGGATATTGGACGTATAGGCTCTATTGGGGCGATATCACGGTGTTCCAAGGGCAGAGGTTTTTACCCACCTGGTTACTCCACTATTCCGGAGTATGATACCGAAAGCACATTTCGACTCAACGGTGCAATTCCGGATTCGGTCGTTGGGTACCGACCCCATCTACCGGTTACGAAGAGTTCGACCAGTGAGTTCCTACTGTATAACGAGAGGTGATGCTGATGGCAGCAACGGAGCGTAGAGTTCTGATCGTAGAAGAGGTCCCGGCATACAGTACAATCTCGATCACACGGGAAGAACGGCAGGAGATACTACATAATGTGACTGAGAAGATCGAGTTCCAATCTCAGAAAGACGATCTCTCTCAAGTAAACCCGTGGTTACAACACCTACACGACACCCTCCGGCGGCAAGGTTCGACAATCGATTTGCATAGAAAAGAACATAGTCAGCTGAACATGATCGCCAAACGGAGGATGAGGTCAGAGGAACTGATAGAACGATTAAAACGCGGAAGACCAGAGTGCCGTTGGTGTGACGGATCCGCCAGATATCAAATTCATCTCGATGAGTCAGATCCGGAGTTGATCTGTGGTGAATGTATGATGGTACTCACTACGCCACATGCCTACCGACTGTTGCAGGAGATTGATCCGACAGTTGCACCAGCAACAGAGATCATGATTAATGATTCCGCGGTGTTTCCTCCAAGAAGCAAGAAACAGACGTTCTTGTCGAGTTTTGCTGACTCAGATCCAGAGATACCGAAACCTGATGAATCCGACCAGCTGATGTGGACGACCTGATTTCTGACTGAATATTCTTAGAAGATCGCGTCGGCTTCACTTTCTGTCCAGTTCGTATCGTAGATTGAGAACACCTTAGACCTCTCTAGCTTCTATCGTGCATTTATTCAACTACCTGTTGGGAAGAAAAGTGTCTGGCCGCTGGTTTCAACAGGGTTACTTGAGAGGACATCGCCTGTTACGCGGTTTTGAGGATGACGAGTGGCGTGCCGTATTCTGTCGAGGTGTTTAGACTGCGTCCGAGATGCTCGGGGTATTCTTCGCGCATTAAACTACATACTGCGGAGTACGTAACATCGTAGTAATCAGCGATAGCGTTGATTTCAGCGTTCGCACCAGTAATCACGACGATGTCTTCAGTCTCGTACGCGACATCGTACTTCTCACGGATCTCCTGGAGGTGTTCCGTATAGAATGAGTAGATGTCATCCCGGGTTTGCTGGTCGATGCGGTCAGATGTGCTCGCTGTTACCATTACATGTTGTTATACCCTGCTGCCACGTATAAAGCTCAGCCCCCGGTATACCATCGGGCCGCTCTACGTTTAGTCGGGGTAGAGTTGCGCTCCCCTCAACCAGGTTTAGATGTGTGAGCTTAGAACGCGACGTGACATCGTCGCCAACTGATGGGGGTACTGTTGAACCCGATGACCTACGACTAGTCATGTCTGCTCAAAATTAGCAAGACTACACCGAGATAGTGCTTTCGTGGCATCTTCCAGGCCCCCACCCGCTGTTCTCACCTTAGGTATCGAATACCACAGCACGCAGATTTACTTACCAACGCAGTCGTTTGAGCTTTAGACACCTATCTGAATATAGAAATCCCGTTAGCAACTACTGGGAACTACGGTACCGTATCCATTTTTGTCCCTTCGGAGTCGTTGTATGCGTAATGGCAGGTCCCGGACAGATACCCGGACGCTACAATCTCGTTATCGAAGGTGCGTATGAGACCTTCGAGCATCAGATTCCTGTGGAAGAGTTTGTACAGCGACTCCAAGAAGACGATGTTCCAGATAGTGTGAGTGTTGTTGGTCTCGCAGATGCCTTGGCGGATGAGGATCTGGCGGATGAGTTGGCCCGCGAGATGGATCAACGTGCAAACGATTTAGAGTACCAGAGTCCGACAGTACAGTTTGTCGTCGAAGGTTCGTTCCATCGTAGTGGGAAAACGTACGACCTTCGGTACGAGGGTGAACTTCACTCTCTCCAGCAGGTTTTCGGCCCCCAACTTGAACGGAAAGAAGATGGCAAGTGGCTCGTCGCACCGTTCTGACCAGAAACCTGAACCACGGAATCAATAGCCTCTCTGAAGAAACTGCCCGGCTGACGGAATCAGTAGTCCACGATTTGTGCTGGCGTTAGTGTGATTGAGTCGATCTTCTCTCTGGCAAGTTCCTGTTTGAGACCATTCTCACTGGTCAGTCGAAGCTTCGCTTTCGGGCCCGTATTAATTGCTTCAACGGAGGCTGCATAGTACGTTTCTTTCTCACCATCTACCCAGCATTCGACTTGAAGCTCTCCTCCTTCGACGTCGCCGCTCCACTGACGATCAACGTAGTTCTGCCAGCAGTCTTCGCAAACCTCGTCCATCTCTGTCTGAAGATCACCAGTAAAGGACGTAGGCTCGAACGTGATTTCATAGTGGAGAGGTCTCCCCCGACAGAGACGACGAGCCCCGATTAGTACCCCATCACCATCCCGACGAATTCTAACCAAGCAACTTCGAATACCCGCGATATCGTCGTCTCCAAGACCCACATACGATTTGCCGAGCTGGTCACGGCAACGTTCGCACGTTATCGACTCCTCTGTAACATCCTCTTGGAGTTCGAAGTGCTCTCCTTCAATGGGAATTCTCTCTATATCACAGAGACTATCCCAGCCGAATCCTTCGCTCGGAGGCAGATTATTGTCGTAGAAGACGTGTGTCGTTCCTTCGTTGGTCGTCCACTGGTACGGTGCTTGGTACATACTATCTCTATAAAAGTTTCAATGGGCCTTCCTTCTCAACGTCTCCCCCGCCGCCTAGGAAGTATAGGTCGATCCACTCTTGCCCCTGGTCACGACAGAACACCGGTACGCACGTCGTCGTATGCTCGTAGCGCTGTTCACACCGCGTTTCGATCTGCTCTCGCGTCCAGTCGCCGTCCTGTTCTAAGTCATACCGATTGCGGACTTCCCACGAGTGTTCGTCGGCAGCAGCCTTGAGGACGCGGAGCGAGAAGTCCCGTGTGTCCTTGAAGGTGAACGGGCCGCTCATCGACTTCGCATCGCTCAGGTCCGTTTCTTCGACGCCGTCGAGGCACAGCCGGTTCTCCGCGACAGCGCGGAAGGCTTCGAGTTCGGGTGATATCGTGACGAGGACGTCGTGTAGGTAGTCGTGGACGACATCGCCGTATCTGTCCAGAGTGAACTCCTGCACGGGTGAGACGATCTGCAGTTCGGCTCCAGTCTGGGCGACGCGGCGACGCTTCGGTTCGAGCAGCGGACACAGGAACGCGAGCCTATCAGAGTGGAGAAGGTAGGCGTAGCTGAACAACCGCGACCGGGACGGCGATTCCTTCACCGGATCGTGGCCTTCTGCGTAGTATTTCGAGTCCAGCACCGCCAGCGTTTCGTCGCCCTCCTGTACCGCATGATCTGGTTCGTGGTAGATCTGGCCTTCACCCTCGAACGGATTCACGGACGGTGACCGGACGGGCGTCACGTCGTTGAGGTCGCCGAGGTGGTCGTAGGACTTGATGTACGAGAGTTCGCGCTCAATGACGACCTGAGAGTACTGCTCGAACAGCGACTCCATATTCAGGACGTAGTCCACGACCAGCTCTCGTGGTCCATCACGGAGTTGCTGGCCGAGCGACGACGACATCACTGCCTTGGCAACATCGAACGCCTTCTGGTAGTACCGTCGCTGCTTTGGAAGGTCGCTGAGTGAGAGGCGTCGATACTCGTCCATCCTGTCCAACCCGCTGCTGACACCCATACTCTCCAGGCGCTCCACCTCGCGGTGTACTTCCGAGAAGATTCGATCGTATGCAGGGTGGTCGTTTTCGTGGGTATTCTGCCGGAAGAGTCGAAGGAGCGTCTTTCCAGCGAAGTGGAGTAGCGAGTTCGCAGCGTTGTCATACTCGGTCTCGTTGCGGATCCAGTGTGGCTCCAACGTCCCGCGCCCGTGGTTCAACAGCGTTTGTTCGACGTCGATCTCCCCCCGTCCGTCAAGACTGTCGAGCCGGCGGATGACCAAGTCGCGGATGTACCCCTGCCGGTGGATCGTCTCCAAGCCATCCAGGTAGTTGATCGCCAGCACCACGAACACGTCGTCAAGATGGATATCGTCGGAGAGAAAGTCCTGCAGCGGGATCCCGTGATACTCGATAGACCGGTTCTGGTCGTAGACGGCCAGGAGCATGTCGAAGATGTGTTCCCAGTCGATCTTCGGATCGACCTGCACCTTCGACGACGGCGTGAGACTCACGACGCCGATGATGTCCGTCGCCTCAACGTGGAGTACCTCGTTTTCGTCGCCATCTACGGTGACCGTGACAACTTCGTACTCCTGCTCACCGTCGAGTGCCGCCTGGCTCTTCGTGAAGAAGCCGGGGCTCTCCTGCGTGAAGGACGCGCGACGAAGCTGGTCCCCGATGGACGACGGACAGCCCTCTATCCGGATTTCCCCGCGCTCAGGGACGTTGAAGGTGTCCTGCCCGTACTCGTAAACTTCGTCAACCGTACTCATTACTCGTAGGAGCCCATCTGGCGTCGTTCCTGTTCGAGTTCCCGTTCGGCGAGCTCAGCAGCAGGGGCGAGATCGAACTCCTCGAACTCGCCGTTCATCGCGCGGTAGTGTTCCGCGATCCGCTCGATCTGTGGGAACGCGGCGGCGTTCAGGAGTCGCGGAACGATGTACGTCCGGAATGCCTGTCCGACCGCGTCTGTCTGGTCGTACTCGTACTCTCCGCCTTCCCGACAGCCAACGCCGAGGAAGACGGCGACGTCGCGGTAGTGCATCGGACCGAACCGCATGATCGACCCCTGCGACGTCGATTCATGGCCGTGATTGATACCCTGGTAGTCCCGCTCGAACAGCCGGAGAATCTCGCTTTCTCCAAGATCTGTGTGGTCCGTGACGTGCGTGGTGATCCAGTCTTTGAACAGCTGACGGCGCTTGTCCTCCTCGTACTCGTCTAACTCGATCATGGCGAACCGGCGGGTGATGGCGTTATCGAGTTCGTTCACCGTCCGGTCGGACATGTTCATCGTACAGATGATGTTCACCCGCTCGTCCAGCTCAATAGTCTCACCTTCGTCAGTCTCAAAGATGGTTTGGTGTGGGTTCTCGATTGCAGTGTACAGCGGGCCAAAGATCTTCGATATGTCCGCTCGCGTAATCTCATCGAGGATGACGCCGTATTCGACGTCGAACCGGCGAGCACGCTGAACGGCTTCGGACACGCAGCCGAGTTTCGTCCGGTAGCTTAGTGAGTCGCCGGTGTAGTCCGGACTGATGCCGCCGATGATGTCCGACGGCGTCCACGAGGGTGTCGCGGTGTTGAGGGTGTATCCGATTCCGGTTTCACGAGCGAGTTGCTTAGCAAACGTCGTCTTCCCTGTCCCGGTCGGCCCATACAGGACGACTGGCTTGCCCGCTTCCAGCGCGACCTTCGCGTTCCGCTCCACGTCGTTTGGAACGAGTATCTCTTCAGGTGTTTCGTCGCCGCGGAGACTTACGACACGCTTGAGTCGATCTGACGCCAACCGCGACTCAAGTACGGCACGTCGAACCTGACCCAGACCACGCTCTCCGTCGTGGACCACGTCGAGTTTTTC is a window encoding:
- a CDS encoding DUF5677 domain-containing protein; this translates as MADDNDEILGDHRWRRTTLVPPLVDSVGGSMEMVRWARERMPDFLGIALMYDAVGGKRTVDIAIACAEEAQEIHEGGDFVLSSDYDELSSSEFGSLKEALDDDVLEDLFHGLEPLIAYYPSYPKASLFDETPPEEDHHLGYLAEIVDELSDRRSHLSTYVQGIFVGTLMATGGMMIPPDSPLADINEVFRYPDTEKSRELASVVRASTKATNASDEADENQSDWARRFWQRGFEITECIFPQEDQDAEEQGENPDQEFFQELAAIGYEYETELRTTLLDLWWDAKHDAEFTGKHEVLDGLLLRQVNLATSLAGTPAMWSHDIGSIILRCMAETHITLEWLNQKGGRSDYQDFIEYGLGQEKLLLEHSKNVASEFPDEEVGDLEQGLDDLEQKIEAQRAMYLLPVDVGHWADKNTRELAQEAGCKDVYDMRFQQYSAAVHGQWNAMDKANLVTCHNPLHQYHKIPEFRPVYKNPYAVVEAGNLMNRSFSSWIEAREINAEDPQIPDLAGSVKQFMREWNDS
- a CDS encoding DUF1156 domain-containing protein; this translates as MSEQSGSSPETSERTELPIERGFPIERVNELAEREGRAKMYYRPIYTMHKWWARRLGCVFRAISLYSLLDDPDTVDVFEPGDNGETLASWNDDGSAELDIASILERVDMADPESLWQLYPKDVRVEGKKVLDPFMGGGTSLVEASRFGAEVVGNDLNPVAWFVTKKELEAGQTDVDELEDAFEKVKKDVAEEVTQYYKTPCPNGDHDADVMYNFWVKELDCVSCSHTVPLFKDYRVAKGRYENDDKYNVLCPDCGAVTLVDDWQSESLCDACGHSFIPKNGNVSRGGKYNCPDCGQKYAITDAIQEQGPPNLRLYAVEYYCDHCESAGGERSEYKGYKRVEKADIELLNEAIEEWESSDDLHKYVPDEKIPEGAITASSELAGNDVFDHGYEYWTDMQNERQLLSIAKIMRSIEDVDPPLRDYLLLALTDSLMFQNMFCIYNQPANKVEGVFRMNSFVPTSEAIENNVWGASAGRGTFSNSVDKVMSGVEYGSSPTERFIEDGETQETGKFAQSIGEDFSLHQGDMRNLDFEDEFDAVITDPPYYDNIIYSEVSDYFYVWQKILLEDEYPGFDHDQTPRAESIVTNPYLDKTVEDFETEIGQAFAVIRRALKDDGVLAFTYHHSDSESWGELLASLCANGFEVTATYPISADSNKFITGEAVSFDIAVVARPIDETDPASWNSLRRDIYRTARRTRKQLEENRDLSRGDIGVMEMGACFREYSKHHGKVQRDGEIMSAKEVVQEIYGIIQEASDIGVEDVFIDLLDTPNPSFDDVNKLCRGTNATPEDLKETRLYNQDDGFELGTWDNEKRQAYIQERVNGDGGDHLSNLDKLQFLRYRYEKGQAIQNYVEKWDVDDDLRELAGRLADVTGDDTYTRVLGDRDITSYGE
- a CDS encoding HNH endonuclease, with protein sequence MPSLDKSELHSLVVESIGNDVVQNSGVDSDPPFEVYLEEGEPSRCRFYMFTLTSTGSEHRSEDEYRIDLRLPNHEGGNVSPAAPDRSGDYLVLVGGYNPEREVFAFWDDDLYDSYGWVRHLQIKEGTLDEAETKGVGFQHRNGGSGGETVIAARKGSLRRAVQMRYRLEHTRDLLSEYLPGDWRSNSSDDESIRIHRFELFVDCFFTQTDQTHTVSERCNRAEELSHNITSDILNQIGLPDKPGLYDILSRMGSDWLGEPTPHEIEAERDSVEEQIPSEPTLTEEQEEFNETQRRARDSAFTKVVRDAYDERCAVCGSKRLSPAGNPEVEAAHIFPKSMNGRDHVQNGIALCRLHHWAFDCGWISLSDDYEILVKDESGLNGYDDFSPLEGDRIHLPEEDDKRPHRKFLAEHRQMNGFDS
- a CDS encoding DNA adenine methylase — its product is MTKSVFPYPGGKAYLAPWIIEHFPSHKCYVEVFGGSAAVLVTKEESHTEVYNDRDGDLVQFFKVLRDHEEDLVDWLDKTPYARDLHKEWKEDFYSGERPDDPIERAGRFFYLRYSQYASKYRTKSGFASASQRNKARKLRNATEKLHSFAERFQNVQIENLDYADLMDRFDSEETFFYADPPYVDEGDALYRHGEFDHDRFVDTLEEMDGKWAVSYQRLPERLKKYHVVEQGRSQFMNKQHDNETRSTEVTERLVMNYDPSEVGSFQTGSQTTLSGHSDE